The sequence GCCCGACGGCCAGCCATCCAAGGTGAACTGGTCGGCATAGTTCACATCGTCGAGCGGATGGACGCAGCGCCAACGAACATTATTTTCCCGCCAGACCTGCCGTGGCGTCGGGCCGCCAAGCCGCAACAACCTTCCCTTTCGGTGCGGCTTCTCCACGCCCCGGCGctcctttttccttccccCAACGCCGAACCGCGCGCTTCCCCGCATCGTCGGCGTCCCGCACCGACACCGGCCTCAGCATTATCCTCGGATTAACCACAGGGATCCGTCGTGGGGCAAGGGAGAAAGATGTCCTTTTTGTGCTCTGCCTAAGGATCAAAGTCCCTCTTCCTGGACGCTGATCCTCTGACGAGACTCAGTTTTCGCTGCAGAATCCAGACGCTCGTCACTCCAGTCATCAACACGCTTCAATGGCTCGGTCTCAGCTCTGGAGGCTGCCACGATTGGGCAAGGTGCAAATTCTTCCCGTGAGATCAAAGCTTCAGTCGAGGGGTTTGCTTACATATAGCTACGCGCGTGGCCCGTCCGAGGTCAGTAACTACTATATTCCGCACACCTTGTCTAGCCGCTGCTCCCCAATGCCACACCCGCCTTGCTCGTCGTTGACCTAAAGCTAACTTTGCTCCCGGCTGCAATTTTGCATGCGCGCTTAGCCCGTATAGCCAGCATTATTCGAACAAACCGTTGGGGATCATTTTGCAGGCATTGTGAGCCAGCATGGAGACAGAACAGCGTCAGCCCTTCCGTCGTGCACCTCCCTTCCAGCGCTCCACACACTGATCCGCTGCATCCAGGGTGGTCTCGAAGCACCAGAACCAAAGACTCACATACAACGAGCTGGATTTGAAGAGCAATTCACTAGCCCGTGGCTTGGCGTCAATTGGCGTTAAAAAGGGAGACCGGGTGGCTGTTTCGCTGGGGAACGGCATCGAATACGCAATTGTACGGCCAATGTGGCTCTCCCGATGCCTGTTCCTGGCTCCGCGAACGGTCGGCTAATCGTTGTTGTGAATAGGCCACATACGCGCTTTTCAAGCTAGGAGCGGTCTTGGTGAGTAGATTCCAGGCGAAGAGTCCAAAGTACATCAACATGGACTAACGGAAGATCGCTCTCCAGGTCCCGTTAAATCCTAATTTCAATATCAGCCAGGTCGCTGCGGCTCTTAGCCATTTAGCAGCTACCCATTTGATCATTAGCACCGAAGCGAATCTGCCACGACGAGAACCCCGATCAAATCTTCCGTTGCTTACACAGCTTGTCCCAAATCTTAGCAGCGGCAAACTCGAATCGGCGTTGGTCCCTTCCCTCAAGCATGTTATTCTCGTTCAAAATGACAATGGCCGCATCGATACATCGTCTTTCGCATGCACCACCTCCTTCCCTTCAATAATGTCCGAACTCACATCGGATATGCGACCTTTGCCAGCCCAGGGCCTCGAACCACACGACGTCGTGAATATACAGTTTACATCGGGGACAACATCTATGCCAAAGGCGGCTTGTTTAACACACCGGTCTATCTTGAACAATGGTGCTCAGATTGGTGACCGGATGATGCTCACACCTAAAGATGTGGTCTGCTGTCCACCACCCCTTTTCCACTGTTTCGGATGCATTCTAGGATATATGGCTACCGCCACGCATGGATCAGCCATCGTGTTCCCTGCTGAATCATTCAACGCCGTCGCTACACTCAAAGCGGTCCAAGAGGAAAAGTGCACGGCACTTTATGGTGTCCCCACAATGTTTGTCGAGGAGCTGGAACTCCTAGCAAACGGGACTATTCCATACGAGGGCTTCCAGTATCTACGAACGGGGATTGCCGCCGGCAGCAGCATCCCCGCGGAGTTGATGAAGAAGCTCCACAAGACTTTAAACTTGACGGAGCTAACCATATGTTATGGTATGACAGAGACTAGCCCTGTCTCTTGCATGACCACCACAGACGACCCAATCGATAAGCGCATCAACACCGTTGGCCGCTTGATGCCTCATGTGGAAGCGAAGGTTGTCGACCCCGTAGACCATAGTAGAATTCTCCCGGTGGGCTCCAAGGGAGAACTCGCTGTCAGTGGTTATCTGGTCATGAAGGAATATTGGAACGCTCCAGAGCAAACCGCCGCAGCCATGAGAGCCGATGATGAAGGGAAGATCTGGATGCACGTTAGTACCCCTTTTAATTTCTACTTCTACTTTGACCTCTTCAGAAGGATGTTAAAAATCCCCCTCCCTGCTTTCTCTAGACCGGAGACGAGGCATCAATGTCGCCTGATGGGTACGTCACCATCACAGGTCGTATTAAGGACCTAATCATTCGTGGCGGTGAGAATATACATCCACTGGAGATCGAGAACTGTCTTTTCGCCCACCCTGGGGTTTTGAACGTATCCGTGGTGGGGGTTCCCGATCAAAGATATGGCGAAGTGGTCGCTGCGTTTGTCGTCGCACGAGAAAATGGAGAAAAGAGAGTCACTCCCGATGATATCAAGTCATGGGTGAGATCAAAATTAAGCAATCATCTCGGTAAGCTCCTATCTCGTTTTCCTTAATTTCTTTGCGAAGTTTGACCGGCGGTTTCCGCCGCCATTTGCACGCATGGTTCGTGTTCGGGTTGAGCTTTCTCGGATAATCAAACTCATGGCGACATATGATTGGGACTCTGTCGCAGTCAATGAGTTATTCGACCACTTTTCTCGACGTCGGGATCGTCAGCCGCTTTCTCATGTTGATATCGCGATGCATGAGCCAAGCACCCAGTACTTGCGATGGCGGAAGTGCTTGGGATGCTTGTTTTTGCTTACTTTCATGATTCTGCccattttttcttttttcaactGCACTCAAACCAGACCGCAAAATCGATACGAAGCCGTCTTCGTGTTGATCTTTCGACCTGCTTACTCACTCAAATTTGGGAGTCCCCGAGTTCGTAACCGTTTTCTGAAAAGCTACCTATCTCGTGTCATTCCCCGTACCGTCATCTTTGCTTTTCCCTTTTGAGAATACCCTCCTCTGGCAACTTCGGTTTCCCCCTTGCTTTGGTACGAAGGATTTCTCCAGGACTTCGGTCGGAGTTCATATGATTCCCCCACAGTCGTGGAACGGACTTGAGTCCCACTGCTCTTTGATCCGATCCTTGCCGACCAAACTACGCCAATGGCACAGGGAAACAGGCGACCACAAGGTTCCGCACGGGCCCTAAAACGGATTGCAAAGATCTCAACCCCTCAGCAGGCGGAAAGCCCCTCACACTTCTCCATGTCCTGGTGAATCAGCCTCGCTACTTTCACTTTTTAGCTTGACACACGTGTGATCGGGATATTATCCAACTGGCTACATCTATCCTGTTACAGCATATCTTGAGTTAAACTTACCAATGGGTCACGTTCACCTTGTCTATTGCCGTGATCCGATGTCACTTCTCGCTGTTTTCTCGCCtctttttgctttgattTGTTTCAGGTTTCGCATTGATCATCACTTCGAGGTTTGTCGCTGACTATCTTACCATAGTACCCAAATTCGTCTTTTACATAAATGAGACGGAGTTTCCAAAGACAGCAAGCGGCAAGATCCAGAAATTTGCCCTGCGCGAGAGAGCGATTAAGCTCTTAAGAGAAGGTAACGAATTGAATGCCAATAGTGCGAGCAATGGCGGCAGCACATAGACAAGGTAACTCGGCACCTCCGGTACTTTTTCGCGGCCATGGCGGCAGAGCGCCGACGCGGACCTCATCACAAGATAGCGTCGTTGGAGGGGGAGAGCGGCAGACATAACACGACTGGTCCACTTCATCGTGAAGTGTACATGCATGCAGCGTGTGTATGTACGGTACATAcggatgtactccgtacttagCTTTATACCTTTTGATCTGCGGGTTAGATACCTACACTTCAATGTTTGGAATACGCGAGCCTGTCAATTTTTAGATATCAGTGTAACGACGATGGTGCTTGAATTTATGCTCTCTTCTTTACCTAGCAATATTTAccttatacggagtacgtaaAACTCCCAAGACAGACAAGCAGGGTTCTAGATATGAGCATAAATCCTCGTGGGGATATCCGTATCCGAGACGCGTCTCAATCCTTGCCATTGACATGGACGGAAATGCTCTCTTGCCTTATGCTGCGTGGGATTGTTGCATGAGGGAGGTCTTGAGCGATTCCACCCCCCTAAAAGGGAACCTATGCATCTCATTCGTCTATGCTTCCGTTATCTTGAGgccttttgttttttccaGTGGCAACGGAGCTCGTGATGAGTTATCCTTGACATGGCGAGCTGATATGCACGGTTGGAAACTCCGCAACATACGTGTTACATATTTCTGGTGGACAATCTCAGCCCTACAAGTAGAGTATACATaattgttttctttttttaccCTCCTCCCACGCTCTCGTTAGTGGCCGAGTGAAACTTTCGTGTCTTTTGGCGATGAGACGTTGGGGGCGGCGCATCTTGGTGGCGAGGGGTAACATTAGGGGGGGTgtgtatgtactccgtacaaggTACTCTGTTATGCCTCGAAACTGGTTGGGCAAAGCGCCGAGAGAGTCAAAACGCGAAAGAGGCCAGGTTATGAATCCCAAGAGTTGCCATCATCATCTGGACGCAAAGAAATCCCGCCGATAAGTTTCTCGATCCCTAACTTGTACTCAATTTACCCAAGGTATCCAAACGGTTTCCAATCATGTCTTGTTTCTTCTATCCTGCAGGATTCATACCTTCTCAGGACGTTCGTCAACACGTGTATGAAAGGGCATAAACACTTAAAACAAGATGTCTGTAGCACCGGCATGGTTCCTTTCAAAAGGTGCGGTCGCATCGTCCAAAATCGATAGTCAAATCACCGCAAACGGAAGTTCGCTGGTTAATGGCCAGGGTTTGCTATCGAAATCGCCTCAGTAGCTCACAGTTCAGTACAGTTTTCATGACAACCTATCGGCCGGTTTATAAGCTCAATCCGGGAGACCTGAGTAAATTCTCTGGTTTCAAAGGTCTTGCTCAAGCGAGCAGGGTACCAAACCcggcaaggaaaaaaaggtaagGAAGCAAACGGACCGAAGAGCAATGTTCTGCAGAATAGAGCAAAAGACATTTCCATGGAACATTGCTCGACAAAATTTTTGCAACTTTTCTCATATGTTCCCCGGGTTCCTGAAATGCCCAAAGTTGGAATAGTGATTGAGAAAGTGGGCAAAAAGCCCAAACGCCCGTGAATAATTCGAGCGGCAATTCTTCATGGTGGATACCCGAACATGCCACGTAGTTACTGGGCGCaagaagccaaaaaaaaaaaaaaaaaaaaaaaaaaaaaagagacgAAATTGCTACCTGACTTTCTTTGACCCATTCGTCTCATCTTTCTTACTCCTTTGTGATTTAACTGGAATCAACAGTAAACACCTCGTGGCCCCAATGCATATGGATGCGCGTATGGATCGCGCACATCTCACGGCTGCAGAGCACCTGCATTGTCTTGAAATTCCGCTTGGCGGAGCGTCCCAAGCGTTTCCAAGCACAGCGGAGTTGTCAGACAGCTTGTCCTGATGGTTCCTTCTTCGGACCTTGGGCCATGAGCGGAGAGAAAAAGTCAACGGCCTACGGCGTACTGCCTAAGAGATGCCTATGTAGCAGTAtcctgtacggagtacgagaTCTAGAGGATATACGGAGGACTGAAGACGAAAGCTGCTATTTCTCAAGAGCGACGGCACGTTTCGGGGCTGACAAGTTACATAATCCGGTGTCGGTGGTTGATGTAACCCCGGCGACCGAAGAAATGAAGGCCTGTTGCGCCATCCGCGGAAATGCAAGAAAATAATCGTTCCTTTCGAGCGATGTCTGAGCAACTGGTTGGCTGCAGGCTCTGTTTAGGTAAGTGTTTCCGGAATTACCGTGTTGGGGATAAATCAGCCTTTGTGTGAGAAACTCGGCGACTCCCCATGACGGCGTTTCGCCGGCGTGAAGTTAGTCAATTAAACCGTAGAACATTGGCTGGAAGGTCGACTCCCTTTCAAGTAATGATTTTAAGCTGTAGCGATGATTTGTCGCCGTTTTGAGCAGAGCCCTTCAATTTCCCCTGATTTTTTCGTGGGGAAAAAATGACTTCCCAACCGTCCCAAAATTTTTAGCTTTAACTTTCACCGCTTCCAAAATCCGAAACAAGCAATAACTGGACCTCATCTCGACATCGCCAGGAGGAGAAACAAATAGGATGAGGAAACCCAACAAACCGCGGCTGCAGCATTGCCCAGCTGAACACCACCACAAGCAGCCCTTTCTGTCATCTGACCCTCACGATGATTGTCTTCAGACTGGTCTGGACTCAGTGCCGCTGGAGAAGGGCCCTGGAATAGTTATATGTCCAAGAGGCCTTTGCTGGCAGTCAAAAAGGGCCTCGTCCTCCCTTCTGCTTACTTTGCGAATCCCACACAAGCAGGAGGGCACGTGGGTGGCCCCAGCGCCTCTTCGTTTCCCCGGATTCAAGAGGAGGACCGGCCACTGTTGATGTTCATCCAATTATGCAAGCAAGCCGCGCTTGCAAGGCTTGGCTTCGATTCTGACGTACAGGTGCATGAAGCAGACGAGTTTAGAATGGGTCTGTGCTTTAAGTGCGCGggtcctttttctttttggggAGGGGGGGAGAGGAAGATGAGGGGGGTTGGGTTCGAATTCAAGGACTCTCGATGACGACGTCGTCTGAGGTCACATTCAAGAGCCAGAAGGTTGTTTCACCTCTCCATTGTTCTTGCGATTGTATTGGAATTCGGATTCCCGTTGTCTTCGTCGCAGAGCGATACCAGATCAACGCAAAAATCTCGGAATAGCCGCTGTTACATAATCCAGCAGGCTGCCGCTAGCCGCAAATGGTAAGACTCTAGAAACGGTAATCGAAGCGATTTGTTGCCGAGGTGTTGCGTGTGATTGGCTGGCGAGTCGTGTAACGGTATGTAATGTAAGGTAACGCAACCCCCCAACTGAAGATAGGCACGTGGATCACGTGAGGCCAATAGTTCGATCGCAAGCCAAGCCTGCTGCGGTGCCGTGCGATTCGAAAAAAATGACGCAACTTTTTCTGCCCGGTCAGCCTCGCAGCCGCCAGTAACAATGCCGTATCGGTGGACCTGGATGCTGTAATCCACCCGTATCCTGTAATCAACCTCTCTGTGTGGGATTTCAAACCAAAGTGAGGCGCCAGAGCCAGGGGATCTGCTGGCCCGGAGAGTTGGGAGAAACGGATGAAAATCGTTACTTCCGAATGGAACAGGTTCTTACTTTTACCCTCTGCAGAGGACACGGAAGCTCTCTCTACCTGGGTCGATGGGAAAGCAGATACAATCCGTGATGCTCCGAAGGCATGCGCCGCAGGATATACCATTCCTGTTGTTCCCCATGAGATTGAGAGAGAGTATGCTTTAGTCGATAACCAGCGTGCAAAGGGCCCGCGTCTGGATGCCTGGGATCACAACGGTCTTGCCTAGGTACCCAAAGCCGGCGCTGCTCGGATCAAGTGTTAACTACCCGTAGCAAGGGGAAAGGAGCCTAACTTGGATTTGCGAGAGCTTGGGCCAGCTCCGCCGGGGCCAAAATGGCATACTGGGATCATCGTGCAGCAGTGCTTCAATATAATGCGGCAAATGCCCGTTTTCTAAATGATACTCGAGCCAAAGGGAGACACCATTAGGTAACCTCGGAATAATGATCACAGATAACTCCTCTTTAGGTCTATGCGCGCGAAGTGGGAGAACCCCTTTGTCGGGTTATTAAAGGCTCACAAGCACCTTCACATTTTGTTATTTGCGGCGGGGTGTCTGGCGCTAAACAGGTATGATGCGTGGAACCGGGGGTATAGAGCGCATTGACGGAACCCACGGGAATCCCATGTATTGTTGACATGCGCCTCTCAGTATCAGGAAGTGCATGCGCAACGCACGGGAAGGACATACTCGCCTTTGCCCATTTCTTGTCCTTGGGGTCCATCCCGGCTTCATGCTTGGAAGGCTACGAAATAGGCGATGATCGGAGCAACCAAAGCCCAAGGTTTCATCTCGATGGTTATCGCTTGGTGACAGCTCATTCTTCACAATCCTGAATCTGATCCTCCAAGCACCCAGCGTCCGTCAAACCACCCAAATTGGAAGAGTGTTATATTCGGACCGGGAACGCGAATCTCTCGGGTGGTTTGCGATCGACCTGAATGTCACCTTGGCTGACAGCTTGGCGAAGCAAGAGATGCGCAAGAAATCGTGCGAAAGGGAAATctgcatacggagtacggagaaAAATCCCTGAGTTTAGTCCTATCCAAACCTGGGCTCCCTCAACCTCTCGAATGAAATTTAAATTTTTGAAGTGATCGCTCTGGGTAGCCACTTAGGGGAATGTTTCCGAGTAGCTTCGGACTTGCATGTGTGCGCGTGCATGCTTCGGTGCTATCATACGTACGGATCTTGGTTTCTTGAGAGAGTAATTTCCTATCTAGCAGCCGGTCGATTTTCGTCAATCCTTGGTGAATTGTCAAATGTGCCTCGCAAACGTGACACCTGACCCAACTCTTGTCTGGGAACCGATACAGCGCGCAGATCCCCCGGCCTCTTAGGCGTCCAATGTAGACGGGTGCATGGATTTAtttactttttattttattttatttttcctgCTGAGCTCGGGTTTAACATTACAACAATATGAAATTGTAGACGATTCGCCGCGAAAAATGCCCTTCAGCCGTAGAAGGCCGAGACGTGTTCCACGTGAGCGAAACCGATGAAGCCGCAGGCGCTTGATTTGCTCGGAGGGAAAAATAGTAGCGGTGAGAGGACGAGATGTCGCTCTGCCATGACGCAGTGGTTGGCTGGGACCACCGCTTGGAGCCGGAAAGTCATTGTTCAACGCAAAAATAGTCCCAAACATAGGCCCCTGGCCGAACGTCAATAATAACTGTCCACGAagacagaaaagaaaaaggtgtGGGATTATTCTTTGATAATTGTTATTTGTGGGGAGGACGGCGGAAATAATTAATAACCGCAGGAACCTTTTCACCACTGGGAAGCGGAGCCGGTCAAATACCGCTTAATGTTCGACAGGGGCGCTGGAACAGCCTAACTCAAGTCAGCTAAGGTGAAGAAAGGTCCAGCAAGCCATTCAATGGAGCTCACAAGATGCGTGGCAGCGAATCGTGTGCAATCATTTTGAGCTTGACAGTGGAAAACTGAACGGTTACTGCAAGTTTGTTTTCAATAACTATTCAAATTATCATTGTGGGGATGAGTCAGAACAAGTAATTCGTCTTTTGTCTTTCCTGCaatgaagaagagaaaaacaaaaaaaaaaaaaaag is a genomic window of Coccidioides posadasii str. Silveira chromosome 3, complete sequence containing:
- a CDS encoding uncharacterized protein (EggNog:ENOG410PIIB~COG:I~BUSCO:5136at33183), which encodes MARSQLWRLPRLGKVQILPVRSKLQSRGLLTYSYARGPSEPALFEQTVGDHFAGIVSQHGDRTAVVSKHQNQRLTYNELDLKSNSLARGLASIGVKKGDRVAVSLGNGIEYAIATYALFKLGAVLVPLNPNFNISQVAAALSHLAATHLIISTEANLPRREPRSNLPLLTQLVPNLSSGKLESALVPSLKHVILVQNDNGRIDTSSFACTTSFPSIMSELTSDMRPLPAQGLEPHDVVNIQFTSGTTSMPKAACLTHRSILNNGAQIGDRMMLTPKDVVCCPPPLFHCFGCILGYMATATHGSAIVFPAESFNAVATLKAVQEEKCTALYGVPTMFVEELELLANGTIPYEGFQYLRTGIAAGSSIPAELMKKLHKTLNLTELTICYGMTETSPVSCMTTTDDPIDKRINTVGRLMPHVEAKVVDPVDHSRILPVGSKGELAVSGYLVMKEYWNAPEQTAAAMRADDEGKIWMHTGDEASMSPDGYVTITGRIKDLIIRGGENIHPLEIENCLFAHPGVLNVSVVGVPDQRYGEVVAAFVVARENGEKRVTPDDIKSWVRSKLSNHLGKLLSRFP